atacacttgaagggatagtagaaggtcgtctaaaaataaaatacactggacgacttagtagaaggtcgtctaaaaataaaatacactggacgacttagtagaaggtcgtctaaaaataaaatacactggacgactaaaaatttagtcgtctggacgggtaatcaagactggacgacttaaatttaggtcgtctggacaactagtcaactggttgtgtacattgtggtttcgtatggccagtttccttgcagtttgagcatctccgtgccctgtgtttcttcctgggtttgtgtcctctcatcctagatagctccaaccaagattgccatcttgatttcttcggtctcccccgaccacgctttagttctggaggaaagcattctcgttcctcaatatgttgtgacacgataggatatatattctctgagtatcctgcatacagataattctttgagtacagtggacatacaagtgtggagatatgcaaaccagcatgtattccagcagctatagcatgagagcaaggtattttctccactccatagacaccacaatcacactttgcatgttccaaatcaaccacacagtccattttgccacctttgacaaagaaatgccatccatcaattggttcgaccgtcatcgtacccgctatctcttctcgaacagcaagcaagtattcaacacccccgctatgttcagttgtgagactcaaagcatcttgtctccttttccaataccattttcctaacttctgccttatgaactccagcaggaacgtaatcggaaatcctcttgctcgcttcagtgcggaattaatagattcagcaatgttgcttgtttttatgttgaacctgttccccttacaataaacccttgaccatagcctgacgtcggctttctccaaatacgttgcaagttccgggtttgcactccgtatctcagccatgtaccggtcaaaatcgtaaaccgtgtgagcataagcagcccctttcaccaagtacatgagatgtttccctttaaactttttgacaatgttatcttgaaggtgataataacatattcctcgggttgcccaaggaaacaccttatcacacgcacttttaatggccttgtgccggtcggagactatcaccagaggcttgtcatgagatatacaactagccaattttgtgaaaaaccattcccaagaaggtatatcttcctcatccacgatcccaaaagccaatgggaatatctgaaaattgccatcttgtgcggctgcaactaacatagttcctccatactttccacttaggtgagttccatccaccacaatgacccttctctgatacttaaaacctttgatagaagctccaaaagagagaaatagatacttaaatcttttcatagaatcaagttctatcgccgtgatagaatcaggatttgcaatggagatttgctcgagatatgatgccagacgcgaatacccttcttctgctgatcctctcaccaatctttgtgcatataacagtgctctgtatgaagtggtgtaatcaagcgccatgccaaacatgttcctcattgcatcagtgatatgctgcggagttatcccatcaatgattccaacacgatcaatgaaaagactacctacatacttcggagtacagtgtctccgctgagcgattcggtctcccgctgagcataaatgtttttccacatactttgttacccaaaacgtgtttgtcccatgtttgacactcgctctgaccttccatccacaatagctaaccggacatgttgccacaacgagagttttcgttgatttgtataatctgaaagaaaacttacccctcactgctgccaaccgcagctctgaaagcagtgcacccttgctaacaaaactctggttgacatagatactggtaccattcgattttcctccttcaatagcatttgtcttagcatatgtcttttggatttcttcaaaacaaatattatcatcatcttcctcgtcctcatctggaacctttccataaagactgtaatccccaccattctgatccgtttcaccaacaatagaattatcagcatcctcctccccattttcctcctcctcattatcaccaacatcttcaaaacattcatcagcttcatcatcatcaccaacatcttcttcccattcaccagcttcatcatcatcaccaacatcttcttcccattcaccagcttcatcattatcaccaacatctttttcccattcaccagcttcatcaatatcccttttctctgaaaccgtttcgaccttgctgcggcttgatacacaaagacatactctatgggttttgagtatctccagcaagtttcgaacttgtctatcacttgtaacatgaatgggaagactgcctggagccatcatcatttctgctggtaatgagtagctaatctccacactcactgttctcatgtccaggttataatcttcttgagccattgcaacaagttcagcatgtgttgaatcttcattcaataaaaacaatcttgctcctttgagatcatcaaccacaaaatcccaacggaaatctctcaacaaccattctccatacactgcatgtaactgaaaaatcatctgcaaatattcaaaataaaacacattagtaaacatagagaaaatgaagaagttcaataaacattgccgcagacgacttagcattaagtcgtccagaagacttaaaggtaagtcgtctaaagaggtcacttttgcaattgaaaattaaaagggacgacttaattctaagtcgtccggctttgtttgttaaaaaaaaaacttcagacgacttatatataagtcgtctacgagaaacgggctagttttgcatttgaccgaatcgtgtcagatctttgactatttctggacgacttataattcagtcgtctctgggaaagttaaaatttcaatattttatgaaaacttgacgacttacgtgtaagtcgtcctaggttagttttgtaattgaaaaataaaacttgaaatttaactttctccagacgacttagatgaaagtcgtccagctaaacgacttaatttaaggtcgtccgggataagcaaggtttgaccagaaaattgggaaaaattctggacgactttgctttccccggacgactttaaattaagtcttctggagggacgactttatattaagtcgtctggttaaagttaaattatgaagtttttttttcaattacaaaactaacctaggacgacttacacgtaagtcgtcaagttttcataaaatattgaaattttaactttcccagagacgactgaattataagtcgtccagaaatagtcaaagatctgacacgattcggtcaaatgcaaaactagcccgtttctcgtagacgacgtatatataagtcgtctggagtgtttttttttaacaaacaaagctggacgacttaatttaagtcgtccgtttgaccagaagactcatcagtaagtcttctacatacagatgacttactagtaagtcttctacgcgaacagatcttgaaaaaaaattcaaattcgtaccttaaactaggtgagatgacttcgtttgcacacagggtcttctccaaccacccagaacctcaaacgaaagcaaccgtaagtcaaaacgaaagaaatatggctctgtcaaccatagcccatattttgaatcaaaagcttgagttttttggatgaatatagagagaaagtgaaagaaatgttgtttttagttcataacaattgaaacagagagagtgtaaagagatttacgtgcattaaagggcaataaaagctccaaacagttcgtacaaggttgttgccactattcattgcagtggcaatattgtaaatacttgaagaagatgaggttgagacagtaaagaagccatttttgaaaaaaaaaaaaaaatgttaatggcattttcgtagataaaatgcaggtgtggggttaaaatctcaaaaaaaaaggagtcaaaagaaaaggttagttttctgtttgactccaagttttgagtcacttttgcaaaaagcccttaaTAATATGatcaaacatttttttctaaattttgaattttccaAAAATGTAACGAATTtccaaaaagaatataaaatatatatatttaaaatagtgtataattttatatttcttgtattaattcataagactatagatctttaattataataataaaataactgaTTTAAATAACTGATTCATAAGACTATATATAGATCTTGTAGTAAACCAGCTATTCACTTTTATAGGCATTTAGTGTGCCTCTTTACATTAGTGATTTGATTTGGTTATCTTAATCAAGCATGATTTCAGCTTTCTGCAGCCTTCCAGGTTCTATTATTCACGTGATTATCACTTCCATTTTATTGCGGACAATTATCATTTCTTAAGGTCACAGTTTGTAAATATTAAATAGTTATGTGgagaataaattaaaaacatccaaagaGGTTTGTATTTCTTAGAGGATCATGACGTTGATGTTAATTTAGGATTGATtccactaaaatataaaaatgtctTGTTTCTTTCCAAACATTTGATAGTCGattacaaatttgattttttttaaatacgtaAGTTCAATAATAAGAAGTTCGGTTGCTATCAAAGTATCCTTGGGCGAGTATCAGTTCTGGAAGATCTGGTTTTGGAAAGTACCAGTAATCGACTCAAGTTAGTTGATGGTGATATGATAAAGAAAAACAGATATAGATACTGCCGcgagttgctcaaaaaaaaaaaaactgcagcgtaatgtatattaaacccTTCTCTGGTCGTAGAGAAATGCTTGTTTTGATCTTCCAAAGTCAACTTTTGCTGAAACTCACTAAAGTTCTTATTATACATTATAATCAAAACGGAATGAGTTGATCATATCTATTCACATGTTTAACTCATAATATACAAacgacaaagaaaaaaaagtagattGTTGACTTTGGTGACAAACTTTAGATTAATCAATCGGATGGATTGATATATTAACATCGCAGTGGAGAGCGCCTTCTGCATATTCCCAATATTTGCTCTCAAATACCTCATATGGCATCAGATTGAATCCCACTTCTTATATGAAGTTCATAAACAATTTTAATCGCATGTATCAACCCCACAAGTgctcctcctttcttgacattACGGGCTTCCCAAAATCAGAACATGCACGGGTCAGAAGATCACTAACCATGTAGTAACCAGCCAAATATTCAGGAGTGGCACCGATTGGCACTTGTGAATCATAAACTACAAGTCCGAGCTACAATACGTATAACATGTTAACTATGGAACAatcataaaatatgacaaacAATCTAAGAGCACAACTTACTTTTGACCACTTGCTTAATGGGTCTGGATTGACTCCTCTGTTCAAAAGCACATCAGCAAGATCCCGTCTCCGAgtctaaaaacaaaacaaacatcacGCTTGCATAACAACAAAAGACATAAGCTATAACCAAGGATATATCAGAACCAAGATCACCTTAAGTGTGTTTGTCCAGATAGATGAAGGCCTTTGCTTATCAAAGGCATCAATTATTTCCATAAGTTTAATTTCCATAAGTTCAACAGGAAGAAACAGCTGCATGAGAAAACCCCAATTCAACCTCCATAAGTAGAGAGCATTGGCAACATCAAAAAAGGAActtgaaataaaagaaaagagagagtaaATAAACCTCAAACAAAGTTCCAATAAGAAGACTATAGCCATAATAAGAAGCAAGATCAGATTTGAGCTGTTCAGCGCAATCTTTCCTGCTCGCTCCCTTTGGCCTCAGACCGTTAAAATTCGACAGAGCTCTAACAACTGAAAGAAACATGAAATGACTATTATACAAACATTCAACGGTatataaagaaacaaactttgAGAAATGTTACTGACTCTCTTTGATTCTACTTTGCGGTAGAGGAAGATCAGGTGGCCCACGAgattcttcttcaagctcctgGACACATAACAAAACAGCAGTTAGTTCTTGTCTCATTCTCATGGAAGGAACCAAGATTCGTTACCTCTTCAGTTGGCAGGCGAAACGTATCATGTTCAGATTCTTCACTAGGTCCAACTTCCTTGTTGAAACCGAGATGCTCAGCATCAGCATCTTCCTCCTCTTTCGCTTTCGCTCTGTCAATAAATATCGTTTGAGATGAACTGTACATTGCAGGAAGTTGGGATGCCATAATTATAGCTGAAGCTGAAGCCGGTTATGGTGGGATACGAAGAGGTAGATTGATTGCTTCTAGTGAAAGGAGTGGATTAACTACAGGTAACGCGGAGTAAAGAACAGAGTTATGGATGGTGGAGACGTTAAGTAGTTCGGAACGTCGCTTTAGGCTTCTGTGTGTTTTCATCGTTGAGTTCGCGGCGCTAGAAGAAGACGATAGAAGGAAGAACCCTAATGCACGTGGGTTTCCAACATGTGTGTTTAACTTTGGGCTTCCGGTTTGGGCTAAAtgtgcaaaataaataaaagcccAGATCATATCAATGTATTAAGAGACCCAACAGAAAACCAAAAATCACAAACAGCTTTAGGTGTCGACACGTATCGGCGATTGCCCCTCCCTCCATGGTGACGTGGCGCAAGGAGGAGAGAGTATATCCtactttattgtataagatatATACACGTTTCTAAAACGTttccaaaacaaataaaaacacaaatcacGTTTCCACGTTTTGAAACGTTTTGTTTTCGCGTATCCGTTTCCGTTTCTATGCAACCTAGTTATTAGGTTTCTCATCcctattatttttatgaaaggACCATTTTGTGTTTGTCaacttattttattacaaattacaatcaacaaaacaaatatctCAGCCCAATTTAACTGGCTCATTAAGTATCTCAGCTCCTCGTTTCCTTTCCGCTTTAAACGCACAGAGAAACATCAAATCTGCAATCTCCATGGAAAAGTATCCCTCTTTCTTATTcggaatgcttcatggtttagGTTTTGGGTATTTGTTTTTCGATTCCTCTTAGGCTTCTAGTCTTCTTGTTAATTTCGGAGGATTTGATTAGGGCTTGGATATGATGGATAGGATCAGTAATCTGTCGGATGATTTGCTCTTGAAGATTTTCTCCTACCTCCCTACCAAATACGTTGTCACGACAACGCTCTTGTCCAAAAGATGGAAGTCTGTCTGGACGATGGTCCCAAGATTTGATTTTGACGATGGTTTCGAACTCGACCCTTCCCGATACGAAACATTCATCAATCACGTGGGCAGAACTATGTCGTTGCGCACATCTCCGGTTCTGGAATCTCTGAGATTCGACGTCGGTCCTTGTTGCAGTCCCGAAGATATGGTAACGTGGATCAGAACAGGGATGGTTCAGGGCGTGCACGAGCTTGAGATCTTCCACACTGAAGAACACTTAAAGGAACATAGACCAATCAAGTTACCAAAGAGTCTTTATACTTACGAGAAGCTCGAGGTCTTGAAACTCACTTACTCGATTGGTCTGGATGTTCCTGTCGATGTTTGGCTTCCTTCTTTGAAGACGTTGCACCTTATCAGTGTAAAGTACGAGACCAAAGATTGTCACAGTAGGCTTTTGTCAGGATGTCCTGTTCTTGAGGAGTTGGTGCTGGACAAGAGTTTAAACAGCCACTCTTTGAGAACTTTCTATGTTGAAATGCCTAGCTTGCAGAGGCTATCTGTAGTTGATGTATGTGAAGAACCGAACTACGGTCTTGATGGGCTTCATATGACTGTGATCAATGCCCCGTCTTTGATGTATTTGAACTTTGTAGATTACCATGATGACTTGTGTTTGTGTGAGAACATGCCTGAGGTGGTTGTGGCAAATGTTAAAGTTGTGTACAATAGTCCTGAGAAGCTACTGGGTTCTATTCCATCAGTCAAGCGTCTCTGCTTATGTTTACCCGCTTCATTGGTAATAAAATAGACCATTTTGTGTTTCATCTGATTACTGCTCTGCCTATGTTTTCAAACATTCTCTATGCAGCTTCTCAGCTGCTTTGGATTTGATCACCTTGTTCATTTGGAGCTATGTGCAGCTTCCCGAGGGTGGTGGGATCTACTTACTTGGATGCTAGAAAGTTCTCCTAAACTAAAAGTTCTCAAAATATTTGTGGTATCTCTTTTACCGAGCCTGATGGTTTCAGTTTGTTTATTCAAATGTTTCACTGTCGTAAGTCTGACATACAATAACGTGTGTTCTGTTAGTGCAATGAACTCCCTTGTACCACGAAGTCCATTAGAGGTCACTGGAAGGGACCAACTTCGGTTCCTGAATGTTTGATGTCCCATTTACATACTTTCAAGTGGAAGAATTACAACACAAAAGACGAAGAGAAGAAAATAGTGGCGTACATCCTCAATAACGCAAGACAGTTGAAGATTGTGGGTATCTCTGGGTCGAGATACTATTCAAAGGAAGAGAGATTGAAGAAACTCAATGAGTTGGTTTCGCTGCCTAGAGCTTCAAACTCCTGTCAGCTTCTCATGGACTGAAAAAAGATTGTCATATTATGTTCCAGTAAAATTCCTGTCTAAAAGTCAGATGTGTTAGTTAGATGCTCTTTAGGGCTGGGTTCGCGGGTCAACCCGCCCCGCATGACCCGCCAACCCGCGGATCGACTCTATTTTTTAAACTCAAAATTCCGATCGATTTTTTAAACTCAAAATTCCGACCCGCATAACCCGCGAAAGAAAAATCGTAAACCCGCATCCGCCCCGCTAAGATTGCGGGTAACCCGCGGGGCCCGcagataatattaaatttaataaataattattttttttatcaattaattactttttataataaaaattatacatttataatttaaattatataattttcattaatttatatattttttacatattttcatttttatttttatttattttaaaaaaatttagaaaaaaataatattttttttattttacggGTCGGCGGATACCCGCGACTCAAATTTGGttgacccgcacccgccccgctaaAAATCGACTCAACCCGCACCCGCACCCGCATGCTGAAATTTGTAAATCGatcgacccgcacccgccccgcggcGGGTCAAACGGGGCGGGACCCGCAGGCAATGACCCAAATTCCTTATGTTCTTGTTATTACATGTTAGAATATTAGAGGAAGCATtagtttcacaaaaaaaaaaaaaggaaattagagGAAGCAGAGTTTACTTGTATTTAGGATGTGGTATCTTTCTATGTATATCAGAGGAAGcggtaggggtgggcgttcgggttcggatagggtatttcggatttttgggtatttcagtatagaggtatagaacccgttcgtgtatttctgtacttcgggtcgggtttggatatttagattttgaaaaaaaaaatttaaatttttcattttttaaatttcttgtatttaaaaatataactttcacttaactaattttttttatttttaatagattgaatagttaatagatttggacataacattttgaaactaaaaaaaaacattaatttggttattgtttttaaattttggatgtaactttttgtttattcttgaaataaaaagtttgagatgcattttaagtgattagcaaatcattttctccgtaattttatgtatatcatatgaacttaaagtatgtgtagtatcagtataaatattatatataaaatgagagatgtaaactagaaatatatggttaattatacatatgttcggttatcttcggatatccattcgggttcggatattacctgttcggatatccaatctctcatAATTCAATactcgttcggatattttgctaattcggttcggatttcgattcgggtttttcggatcggattcgggtgCGGCTTCGGATATCGGATAAAGTGCCACCCCTAGGAAGCGGCCCGTTGGATgttgtatctttatatattttctcttCCAAATTATCACTACTTTTGATCTATGACATTTATTTactgtgttttaaaatttttattttatattttttcccttttatatgagtatatgtatttataaataatataacacagcaaaattctataaattaaaatcagataaattaataaatatgacAAATTCTGAAATTTTTCTAGTTCCAGAAAGAACTGATCAGTAATGTAccacaatataataaaaataaaataatattaaaaacaaatatataaatgcatgatttttagtaatattaataattagttatataaaatttatataaatacagatgagaaataatttttattttaatgttattttatatttttgttatttaaacatTTTGTGTCATTTGTAAAAttgcattttatattttaacacatataattaataaagtacattaataatttataaaaagagACAAAggtaaaaaatgataaaatgtaTCTGTTACATAAAATCGTGAAAAATTCTTTctagaaataaataattatgaagtctaaagatataatttttttttttgaaattaataaacctacaaattaatgaaatagtataatattcataatattataatttttactgTGAATAATTAATGAGAatgcataatatatatagtttgactGTTTGAGGTGCTAATTTTTTTGGTGTTATTTGTTATtcgatttaattattttaattttttaacatttattaGTTGAATGaacacaagatatatatatacatataaacaaTCTTACAGAATTCACAAGATACATATATGTAAGAgtgtttctcaaaaaaaaaatatttctttcatTTCATATTAATTGtcgttaaattttatttcatggttttatgttttaatacatCTATTTgataatttgataattttattcatatttttttattttattgaataatATAGTGAAATAAAATCATGTAAATAAGCCTTAAAACATAAAATGTAATGATTTTTAAGCTGTATGAATATATTACAATCTTAAATCAAACGATTTATAAAACTGAAATTTGTTAGTTACTGAAAGTTTCTGACAAGGATTctcaataattattataataaaatattgattataACAGTACACCTTAAATTTGTAAAGAATGCTGGAcacttcaaataaaaataacgtCATCCTCGTTGGTTTTGAGCAATTTGTTGAAGAAATATTTTGGGCCAGCCAAAGTAAAAGCTATTGGCCGAACCAACTGCAACAACACCCCCAACTTTCCAGCACATCTGAATCTCTCCAGAAGGCAGAAACATATCTCTCTCACTCTCCTTATCCACAATTTCCCCAGTCCCCTAAACACCCACTCTCCATTACTTCCGCGTGTAATTCACTACCTGGCTTTCCAATTTTATCTCGACATTgatattctttttcattttctgaaatGTAGTGTGTAAATGTAAACAATCACAATTTTCCTCAAGAATATATAATCTAGTAAATCAACAATAGTATTAATAAATGATGGTCCTAAGTCTCCTGACCTCTATGACATTGTTGTAAATTAATAAACGAACTTGTTTCGAATAAATTGTTGAATCTGAGATTTTCTGGGGCCTTTTAAAGGTCTGTTTCTGTTTGAATTGATTTGAtctagtttttttaattttgcgtTTCTAATATCGTCTGTTTCAAATCACGAAAATAGTTTAAAGTATATttctgaagaaaaaaacaaacaaaagagagaaTATGAGATTTCAGCATATTCCTCGCACTGTAGTGAAACGACGCGCTAATAAGTGACGCGTGGTAAAGCATTCGTCGGTCAACGAGAGAGCCACGTCATCTCGCAGTCTGTTTCTTATCATTATTTTTATCACCACCCACTAACGTCTTTTCCACACAGCAAATAtcgtattattattatttttaattaaaatcaccAAACttcataaaaaacaaataaaataaagaaaattgttcttcttcttctgcatcAAATAATCGGTTCAAAATCTCCGGCGATCATAGAAGAAACCCATTGTCCTTGGGGGATCGGGGGAAACCGCCATGGATGAGACCTATTCGTATCTAATGCAAATCCTGAAGAAGCCCTCTTTTACAGAGACATTCGTCGACGTCTTACTCTGCGCCGTCCCGATTTGGCTCGCCGTCATGATCGGTCTTTTGATCGGATGGTCTTGGCGTCCGAGATGGACCGGGTTGATCTATCTAGGGTTCCGTTCTAAGCTTCGGTTTCTGTGGACTGCGCCTCCTGGGTTCGGCGCTCGTCGTCTTTGGCTTGCTTTCACTGCTCTCTCCGCTTTCTCCGTTTGCCGCACCGTCTGGTCGAGGCGTGACACGTCAGCTAACAAATCGGGGAATGGTTCAGCGCCGACACAGCTGGCTCCTGTAGAAGAGAGTCCTCAAAGTGATGAAACAGGGTCAGTTTATTACAGAACATgattgatatgttttttttttccccctTACAATCTGAGATTCTCTCTGTTCTGTTAATCATAGTTATGTGTTCAAAAAAGGAACGTTTGCTTTTAATGTTAGCTTGTAAAGTTATATAGTATGGTAGATTTGATTGATTTTGTATTTAGTGTAGCAGCGTTGATACATTAATTATACTTGCAGGGCTAGCGATAACACGACGGTGAGAGAGGAGATTGTGACAGAGAATGATCTAGAGCATTTGCTGCAGCTGCTTGAAGTTGGGAATGCGACTAGGGAATGGCAATCCATGATGGACAAGACTACTCCAAATATGAGTTACCAGGCTTGGCGCCATGAGCCTCAGGTAATCCATCTTCTTATCCATATCCCATGTTGAAAAATGAATCCGTTTGAATGGGATCTGATTCAGAGGTTTAGATTATTGGTTCCTTGAGGACAAGatagttttcttgtttttaattATGGGTTTCATTGATGGAAATGTTTTTCTTTGGGATGACTATGGACGAACAGTTTTGAATGATCTGAACAATTTGGTTTTTAGTAGTATGCGTTTCCTTACTCCTTTGGGCGGCATTTTTATGATATTTGACTGAAACTGGTTGTTGCTATATA
The window above is part of the Brassica napus cultivar Da-Ae chromosome C8, Da-Ae, whole genome shotgun sequence genome. Proteins encoded here:
- the LOC106360600 gene encoding putative FBD-associated F-box protein At3g50710 — protein: MMDRISNLSDDLLLKIFSYLPTKYVVTTTLLSKRWKSVWTMVPRFDFDDGFELDPSRYETFINHVGRTMSLRTSPVLESLRFDVGPCCSPEDMVTWIRTGMVQGVHELEIFHTEEHLKEHRPIKLPKSLYTYEKLEVLKLTYSIGLDVPVDVWLPSLKTLHLISVKYETKDCHSRLLSGCPVLEELVLDKSLNSHSLRTFYVEMPSLQRLSVVDVCEEPNYGLDGLHMTVINAPSLMYLNFVDYHDDLCLCENMPEVVVANVKVVYNSPEKLLGSIPSVKRLCLCLPASLLLSCFGFDHLVHLELCAASRGWWDLLTWMLESSPKLKVLKIFVCNELPCTTKSIRGHWKGPTSVPECLMSHLHTFKWKNYNTKDEEKKIVAYILNNARQLKIVGISGSRYYSKEERLKKLNELVSLPRASNSCQLLMD